In the genome of Planifilum fimeticola, the window GTCCCTTACAGACCAAAATACTTGCTGCGCAGGAAATTGAGAAAGCCGTCCGCAAGACGGCTTTCTGCATCGTTCATTCTCCTAGTCGTCCCATTCATCGATCAGACCGCACACCCAGTTCAGGGCATGGATCCGCTCATAGGTGATCATCGTGTCAAAGGGATGTTTTTCTCCCTTGTCATAAGCTTCAACCTGTTGGTTGTAAAGTTGAAGGTGTTGTTCCAGCATGTGCACCATTTCTTCAGACGGGCGCAGCCGGGCTGACGCGATGAAGGGTTGAACAGACTCGCCGAGAGCAGGCAATACCTCACCCATGTAGGAACCGTCGCATCGTTCAATGGGCAGATCCAGCTCATCCACCCGCCCGATGCTCCACAACAAGGCATGCAAGCCCTCGATGCGCCAGGTTAGCCGGTTGGACTGCAATGCCTGTTGTTCCCACTTTTTCTCGGCAGGGCCGAGATTAGAAAGCGGCATCCGAAAGATCTCCTGTTCCCGGGGACTCAGGTAATCCCACAATCCCTCATCGATCGCCCAGTTTACAACCTTTTCCGGCTCCTCGTAAAAAATGACTCCCAGCAACATGTGAAGGGAGAGGACGCGCCTGACGACTTCCCCGGCCGAACGGAGCCGGACTTCTTTTCTTTCGGGATAAACGGGAAAATTGAATATCATCGCGATTCGTTGGGTGTCGGGATCGAAAACGACTTGCTTGGCATTGGCTTCGGTCATTCAGTGAATTTCCCCCTTGTCTGTCGGCGTTGATCCCTATTATATCGAAAAGCGGAGGGGATCGTGCCGATAGAAAACTATCTCGAACAAGGAGGGGGTCTTTCAAGAGCTCATTTTTGTATCGGAGATTCAGTTCTTAAACGGCGACCTTTTCTCTCTTTCATCCTAACTGCGCCAACGGCCCGGCGGGTTTTGCGCGTACATCAGTCTTTCACGACCAATCGAATCCGATTCCCGGACGGATCGCGGGTGAGACGGACTTCGCCGTTCGGCTCAACGGGCGCACCGCTTCTTCTTTTCATCAATCCAAAATATGTTTAAAAATCGAAAGAAAATGCAATTTCTCCCCTCAAATTTCGTCGGGGAACTTTTTACCATCCAAAGGAGTGAGCACTATTCGAAACAAACATGCCTATTCAATGGTTCGCTCCCTTCGCTATATTTGAGCTGCGGAAATGTTTCAAGAAATCGCAAAAGCGATCAGAGGGGAGGAAATGTCGATGTCCCGTGCCGTGGAAAAGGAGACAACGACGACAAAGAGTTCGTCGCATCACACGCGAAAAGGGGTCTTTGTGCCCACCTTTTTGGTCGTTGGGGGAGCGGCCGTGCTGGGAATCGTCAACAACAAGCTGTTGGCCGATATGTCCATGAATGTTTTCCTGGGATCCCTGAGGAACCTGGGCTGGCTTTACCAACTCCTCTCCATAGTCACCCTGGGGCTCATCGCCCTCGTCACCTTTACGCGGTTGGGCAATATCCGGCTGGGAGGTCCGGATGCCAAACCCAAATATTCCTTCGCCACCTGGTTCGCCATGGCGTTGACCGGGGGGATCGCCACAGGGGTGATCACTTACGGCGTGAATGAGCCGATCATCTATTTCGGCAACATTTACGGGGAATTGGATCAAACCGGCGTGGAACCGGGGACGAATGTGGCGGCAATTTATGCCATCGCCCGCAGCTTTTACAACTGGTCCTTCATTCCCTATGCCATGTATTCCCTGAGCGGGCTCATCATCGCCTACATGTACTTCAACCGGCAGAAGAAACTGTCCGTTTCGGCCTCGTTGATCCCCTTGTTCGGTGAAAAAGTCACCAGAGGGTTCTGGCAAAACCTCATCGACACGGTATCGGTGCTGGCCATTGCCCTCGGTCTCGCCTCCTCCCTCGGCGCGGGGCTGGCTTTGGTGGGTTCCGGAATCGAGTCGATTTACGGCATTGACCAGGGAATCGTCCTGTGGCTGATGTTGACCTTCGTGATCACCGCCACCTTCACCATGTCGGCGATCAAGGGATTGGATCGGGGCATTCGCATCTTGTCGGACATTAACGCAAAAATTTTCTATATTCTCTTGATACTGCTGTTCATCATGGGGCCCACCGTGTACATGTTGAGGACATCCACGGCGGGGCTGGGATACTGGCTGCAGCATTTCTGGGAATGGGGCCTGGATCCCATCGATCTGGGCGGCGAAGCGCTGGTGATGTGGTGGACACTGTACGACTGGGCCATTTGGATCGCCTACGCCCCCCTCATGGGCATCTTTCTCGCCGTCATCTCCTACGGGAGAACGATCCGGGAATTCATGATCATCAACTGGATCTTGCCCTCCGTCTTCGGGCTGGTCTGGTTCGGCATCTGGGGATCGACGGCCCTCCACTGGCAGCAGAAAGGCATCACCGATCTGGTGGCCACCATTAAGGAAAGCGGCGCCGTGGCCGGTCTGTGGACCTTCCTGTCCCATTTGCCGTTGGGGGCGGTGCTCGTTCCCGTGGTGATGGTCACCCTGGTGCTCTCGTTCGCCACGGCCGCCGATTCCATGACCCGAACCATCGCCTCCCTGTGCACTTCCAACATCCGACACGACGAAGAGCCTCCCAACTGGCAAAAACTCGTCTGGGCCCTTTCCATCGGGATCATTTCTTTCGTCATGGTCGCCTATGCGGGAGGCGAACAGGGAGTGGACGGGGTCAAATATTTGGCCGCCGCCGGAGGGACCACCGTCCTGTTCCTGTTCTTGTTGCAGGTGATCTCGGCCATCAAACTGTTTTTTGTCGATCCGAAAACGAAAGCGGATACAAACCGGTAAAGAGGAAGTGCCGAGAAGGGGGAATGCCGGGCTTTGAAAGCGCCCCCTTCCGGCCTTTGCCGCCGAAAGCATCGATAAAGAAAAGGGGATGGCCGGTATGGATGCACAGGACATCAAAAAAGTGGTTCTCGGCGAAAAATTGGACATCGAGCAATTTGTCGCCGTGGCCCGTTACGGGGCGAAGGTGGAATTTTCCCAAGCCTATTGTCAGCGGGTGAACCGCTCGAGGCGGCTGGTGGAGAGGTGGACCGATGAAGGGCGGGTCATGTACGGGGTGAATACGGGCTTTGGCGCCCTGTGTACCCGGGTCATATCCGCCGAGGAAACCGAAGAGCTGCAGAAAAACATCCTGCTTTCCCACGCCGTTTCGGTGGGGGATCCCCTGTCCATCGAGGAGACGCGGGCCACAATGCTGATGGTGCTGCAGAATCTGGGCTTGGGATATTCCGGGGTTCGCCTGCGGGTTCTGGAGATGTACAAGGAGTTCTTAAACCGGGGACTCATCCCCCTCGCCCCCGGCGACGGATCAGTGGGGTACCTCGCCCCCGAGGCGCACATCGCTTTGGTGCTGATGGGGGAGGGCGAGGCCTATGTCAAGGGAGAGCGGATGCCCGCCAGGGAGGCGCTGGAGCGGGTGGGATTGGAGCCGGTGACGTTGTCCTCCAAGGAGGGACTGGCGCTGATCAACGGGACCACCGGCGCGACGGGAATCGGCGCCCTGGCCTTGTACGACATGATCAACGCCGTCAAGTCCGCCGATGTGGTGGGGGCCATGTCGCTGGAAGTGCTCAAGGGGTCCCTCCGGGCCTTTGACGAACGCCTCATGCGGGTCCGCCCCCACGAAGAGCAGGGGAGGACGGCGGAGAATGTCCGGATGATCCTGCAGGATTCCGAAATGGCCCGACACTATGCAAGGTATCGGCTGCAGGACGCCCTATCCCTCCGCTCCATTTCGCAATTGCACGGCGCGGCCAAAAAGACCTTTTTCGACGCCTTGAAGACCATCGAGACCGAGATGAATTCCTGCTGCGACAATCCCATCCTGTGGCCGGAGGGGGATGACGGGGAGGCCCTTTCCGGGGGCAATCCGGACTCCTCCTATGTGGGAATCGAAATGGACTCCGCATGCATCGCCGCCACCGCCGTCGCCAAGATGTCGGAGCGGAGAAATTACCGTCTGATCAACAGCAGGCTTTCCGAATATCCGGACTTTCTCGTGAAGCAGGCTGGACTGAACTCGGGCCTCATGATTCCCCAATATACCCAGGCCGGGCTGTTGAACGA includes:
- a CDS encoding DUF4272 domain-containing protein; the encoded protein is MTEANAKQVVFDPDTQRIAMIFNFPVYPERKEVRLRSAGEVVRRVLSLHMLLGVIFYEEPEKVVNWAIDEGLWDYLSPREQEIFRMPLSNLGPAEKKWEQQALQSNRLTWRIEGLHALLWSIGRVDELDLPIERCDGSYMGEVLPALGESVQPFIASARLRPSEEMVHMLEQHLQLYNQQVEAYDKGEKHPFDTMITYERIHALNWVCGLIDEWDD
- a CDS encoding BCCT family transporter, whose amino-acid sequence is MSRAVEKETTTTKSSSHHTRKGVFVPTFLVVGGAAVLGIVNNKLLADMSMNVFLGSLRNLGWLYQLLSIVTLGLIALVTFTRLGNIRLGGPDAKPKYSFATWFAMALTGGIATGVITYGVNEPIIYFGNIYGELDQTGVEPGTNVAAIYAIARSFYNWSFIPYAMYSLSGLIIAYMYFNRQKKLSVSASLIPLFGEKVTRGFWQNLIDTVSVLAIALGLASSLGAGLALVGSGIESIYGIDQGIVLWLMLTFVITATFTMSAIKGLDRGIRILSDINAKIFYILLILLFIMGPTVYMLRTSTAGLGYWLQHFWEWGLDPIDLGGEALVMWWTLYDWAIWIAYAPLMGIFLAVISYGRTIREFMIINWILPSVFGLVWFGIWGSTALHWQQKGITDLVATIKESGAVAGLWTFLSHLPLGAVLVPVVMVTLVLSFATAADSMTRTIASLCTSNIRHDEEPPNWQKLVWALSIGIISFVMVAYAGGEQGVDGVKYLAAAGGTTVLFLFLLQVISAIKLFFVDPKTKADTNR
- a CDS encoding HAL/PAL/TAL family ammonia-lyase; the protein is MDAQDIKKVVLGEKLDIEQFVAVARYGAKVEFSQAYCQRVNRSRRLVERWTDEGRVMYGVNTGFGALCTRVISAEETEELQKNILLSHAVSVGDPLSIEETRATMLMVLQNLGLGYSGVRLRVLEMYKEFLNRGLIPLAPGDGSVGYLAPEAHIALVLMGEGEAYVKGERMPAREALERVGLEPVTLSSKEGLALINGTTGATGIGALALYDMINAVKSADVVGAMSLEVLKGSLRAFDERLMRVRPHEEQGRTAENVRMILQDSEMARHYARYRLQDALSLRSISQLHGAAKKTFFDALKTIETEMNSCCDNPILWPEGDDGEALSGGNPDSSYVGIEMDSACIAATAVAKMSERRNYRLINSRLSEYPDFLVKQAGLNSGLMIPQYTQAGLLNEMKILSHPATVDNIPTCADQEDYVAMGYNAAKKARQVVNKWEYILAIELLSVYQAHQFADPALKPGRASRAVLELVALWVPPLTRDLQLYPLIQVLRDFIHSGELVRLVEEKAGRRLS